The DNA segment AATAATCAAAAAGAAATGGCCTCTCCTCCCTGGACTTCACTTCGTGAATTAGAATATGCAAGTTTGAAATTGGAAAATGAAGATGTTGTAGATGATCCTGAATATTTTTACTGGCTATCAATGTTGTATGCTCCTGGCTCATCCTTGGGTGGTGCAAGACCTAAAGCCAGTGTTTTAGATGAAAGCAAGAATTTATGGATTGCAAAATTTCCAAGTATTAATGACGAAAAAGATACCGGTGCCTGGGAAATGGTTTTACATGAATTGGCAAAAAAGGCTGGAATTGATGTACCTGTTGCAAAATTGATGCATTTCTCTGGAAAGCATCATACTTTCCTTTCTAAGCGTTTTGATAGATTTGGAAGCAATAAAAGAATACATTTTGCTTCAGCTATGACGTTATTAGGATATAATGATGGAGCAGATGCAGAGATGGGAGTAAGTTATCTGGAATTAGTTGGTTTTATATTGCAAAACAGCTCTGAATCCAAAAAAGATTTAGAACAATTATGGCGCAGAATTGTATTTAATATACTTGTTTCAAATACTGATGATCATTTAAGAAACCATGGTTGCATTTTAACCAAATCTGGATGGAGATTATCACCGGCTTATGACATGAATCCTAATCAATATGGTACTGGATTAAGCCTCAGTATTTCAGAAACGGATAATTCACTAGATACCGGTATCGCATTGGAGGTTGCAAAATATTTTAAGTTAAATGTTACAGAAGCTAAAAATATTTTGGATGAATTGATTTCAGTAGTTTCAGAATGGAAAACCGTTGCAAAAGTCAATGAAATTAGCAAAAGTGAAATAGAAGCTATGAAAAATGCTTTTAAGGTTAAATAACATTAAACATTTTATGTATGGGACTAAGTATTCATTACAGTGGAAAATTCAATCCAAAAGCATCATTAACGGAAATGATTAATGAAATAAAGGATATTTGTGAGGTTTATCAATGGAAATATAAAATTTACGAAACTGAATTTCCAAAAACTGGTTTTACAAAAGTTTATAATAACAATATATACGGAATTAGTTTTACTCCTCCTGAATGTGAGACAATTCCAATTGAATTCCTTTCAAATGGTCGGATGAGTAGTAGTAATTATTTGAAAATTTTCGGATTTTCAGATAATAAGGTTTATCAGAAGTATTTATATGGTACATCAATAAAAACGCAGTTCGCAGGTGTGGAAGTTCATGCAGTTGTTATTCATCTTCTAAGATATTTAAGCAAGAAATATTTTATTAATTTCAAAGTCAATGATGAAGGTCGCTATTGGGAGACCGGAGATATGGAAGTCTTAAAAAGCAATTTTAAAGCATATGAGAAGTTATTAGACAATTTCTGTATGGGAATTCAAACTTTTCCTGTTCAAGCAGGAGAGACGATAGAAAATTACTTTAAAAGGCTATTAAATATGATTCATTTGAATAATGAAAAGGGAACTGATTAAGTTGAAAATATGTTCCCTATAAAATTTATAAATACTTATATATTTTTTCTAAAGCAAAAAAGCAGGACTTAAATTCCTGCTTTTTTATTCCTTTGGTGTTTAAACCATGTTTAAACCGGTTTTTTGATAACCTCTGAAAACCTTGTGATTCCGAAGCGATTCGAACGCTTGACCCACAGCTTAGAAGGCTGTTGCTCTATCCAACTGAGCTACGGAACCATGAGCTTTTTTATAAATAATGAAAGACTTCCTTTCTTACTATTAAAAGCGGATGCAAAGATATAATTAATTTTAATACAAAAAACAAATTTTATTCTTTGCATTTACTTGCTGATATTTAATTGTTTTAATTCTTTTTTTATAAAACTTAAAAACTTATTTATTTTGCTTTTTGAGTAATGATTGTATAAATTTAAAATATAAGCTTTGTTATATTTATTAACCTGACTTGTTGTTTTTTATTTAAATTGATTAATTTCATTCAATTTTTTTTACTTAATTAAAAAATCACAAAATGGAGCAATTTGAAAAAAACTCAAGAACCATCAGAAAAATCTGCTTATTTTTTATTATGGTAGGATTAATAGAGATTTTCTTATTTGTTTTTCTTTCAAAGAATTTTTTATCTGTAATTCCTGGATTAATAACAATTATACCGGCTTTTTTCACTCTTAATAAAGACTTAATGAAAAGAAGATATTTTGTGGGAATATGGTCTTTAATAAAATACAATCCTGTTAGCATAGCTTTAGTTGCATTTGTTTTAGGTGACTTATTTGGAGGTGCTATTAATTACAATTATTCAGTTGTACTTATTTTAATGATTATTTTCTTTTTAATAGGTGCTTCGTCAATAGTTTTAGGTATTATAATAATTTTCAAAATTTCAAAACACAATAAATACATTATTAATTTTCAAAATGAAAAAAAAAACTTTAGAACAAATTACAAAAATGATATGATAAATGATTTGTTATAAAGTTTAATGAGAAATTTTAATTTATTGTAATAATTTGATATTGAAAACAATTAAATATTTTTTGTGAAATTTTTTTTATGATTAAATATTTAGTACATTAGCAATGTTATAGTAAAGCAAAACATTGGTTATATAAATATGTTTATTTTCAAGAACTGAATAATAGTTTACTTTATAATAATAAAAAAAAACAAACAAATTGAAAACAAGATTAATTTCGATTATGATGCTTTTAGCTGCAAGTGCTATGTTAATTCCTTCTTGTAAAAAAGATAGTAAGGATACAACTCCGGCACCTGTTAATGTGCTATGTGATGGAAATGGAAGTAGTTCATATTTCCCAATGGTTCTTAATGACTCATGGACATATAGTTATACTATTTCAATTCAAACACAAAATGTACATCCTAAGTTAGTTGTTTCGGGTACTGCTTCTCACAATTCTAAAAC comes from the Bacteroidia bacterium genome and includes:
- a CDS encoding HipA domain-containing protein: RREAAFAKKEIRPEQTLFESDYLMGVYDGHRLGGLRFKLDEQGEFLNNQKEMASPPWTSLRELEYASLKLENEDVVDDPEYFYWLSMLYAPGSSLGGARPKASVLDESKNLWIAKFPSINDEKDTGAWEMVLHELAKKAGIDVPVAKLMHFSGKHHTFLSKRFDRFGSNKRIHFASAMTLLGYNDGADAEMGVSYLELVGFILQNSSESKKDLEQLWRRIVFNILVSNTDDHLRNHGCILTKSGWRLSPAYDMNPNQYGTGLSLSISETDNSLDTGIALEVAKYFKLNVTEAKNILDELISVVSEWKTVAKVNEISKSEIEAMKNAFKVK